The DNA window ACAAGAACACCGTCGGCTGTCTGGATGGCATATTTGGCGAGTACATGTCCCATCCCGTCCTCTCGGAGGGTGTTCCAGTCACCTCCGCCAGGCAGAATGGTTGCTTGCAGTTTTGGGCCGTCAACATGCCCACCAATGATGGGTATAAAGCGCTGGTGACCGGTGACGGTGTGTCCAAAATCTAGAGCAGGTGATAGATCGACATGCAGTGTGAAAGCGAGCTCGAGACTTGGAGCCATGGATATTCTTCGAAACGGAACAAATAAACGTTGATATAATGGAAGCTGATGTAAGAAATATGTACTGGATAGGTTTTCGCGGGCACTGAGAAAGGAGGTGAAACAGTCATGTGAGATGAGGGGCTCGGGAAGTGGTCCGCTGGCAACAAGACTTTCAGACCGTGAACTTCATAACACAGAACTTAAGACCCAATACCCCGAAGAGCAGGAGAGGATGAGCTTCAACATCTTGCGCGCCAGATTTCATCTGTTGTCACTCGCCGTGGAAGCGCTAAAATATCCGGGTCCAATCATCAGGTAACCTAGAAGCTGATACATTCGGGTCCATAGTGCGAAAGTGGCGGCCTGTGCAGTCCCTTGGCGACTGTGATAAcagaagagcaaaaaggGGCGGATGCCCACAACCGAGttgaggcgaaggaggggTTGGCTGACCAGAAGCCGGGCGCATGGATGTTAATCGTGGATCCTTCCGACCTCAATCGAAAATTTAAGTAATGATTATTTTTAACTCGCGTGCTTCTAAATAAACATTTTGCATTGAGGCGAGCTAAATGAGGGCTAGGAGTAAAATGGGGCCAGAACCTTATCTGGAAAGCCCTGGGACAGTTCAGGAGGGCTTTCACTCTCATCTGAACGTGTTGTAATTCAGAGGATGGTTTGCTTTTCGGACAGGAAGTTAGAGATTACGTACAATATCTAAGTAGCATCCATGTTGATCAACAATCAATCCTGATAACTTCCGTAGAGAACAGGAACTAATTCTGATGTACAGTTTCATATCACAACAAGGCAGTGGAGCTTATCAGGAACGCTGGCGACGCATGCGAGAACGACGCCATCATTACAGATTTTTCGGACCTCCATGTCAGCTATTTGGGGCCAGGGGGCCGCTCTAGCAAAAACGACACGTCCATTACTTGACCTAGCCTTTTTGGTTATATAGGGCGGGTATGTGAATCTAAGACACTGTATCTAAAAACCGACTAGTTATAGATCCTGCTCGTCAAGCCTTGATAATAGATTCTACCTAATCGCACACCCTATCCGGAGTACTGAAGTGTGATGTTCTATTATGTTATCTCATCactcatcatcctcatcacagtcttcatcctcatcttcatccccaTTGGCGAGGCGTTCCATTTCCGCAAGGACCTTTTGTTGTTGGTCTAGCTCTGCAAGCGTTCCTGGGTACTCCGTTAGATACCCTGTATCCTCGCCACGCTCGCCAAGAGCTCTTGTGTATACCAATGGAACCTTGTCGCCGTCAATGCAGCTGCATCCATTGTATTGTCCCTACGATGATAGAGAATATCAGAACGGTTCTGTAAAAGAAGATCCAAGAACTTACAGCCGTGCACTTATCATTTGTTCCTTTGCAGTTTTCTGCTATGCAGAGTAGCATGTGATTGCTAGCAGGACACTATTTTGAAATTTAGACTGTGCGTCTTACCCTCCCACTTGACGAGGTTAGGAACAGGCTGGTTACCTTGTTGTTGCTCCTAATGGAAGAGACACAAGTGTTAGTCTAACCAAAGAGAGTCGAAAGTCAAACAGCGCATCTTACAATCCACTTGAGGTTGGAAACGCCCACCCGACCTGCGCGGTGAGAAGCGTTGCAAGCACCCAAGGTGCGAGCAAAAACATCATACAAGACAAATGCAAAATGATGCTAAATATCCGAGTAAATATAAGAGGGATGATTAGTTACTATCAGGAGAAGTTAGAGTAGGCGGGGGACATCATGGACTAAATACCATGGTCCAACACTGGGGCAAAACAGGCCGCGATGCGTAATCTTTCAATACATGGAATTACCCACCCATTTAGTAATATTGGCAGCCAAATGTGGACAGGATAGCAGTATGTATAACTCCTAAAGGTTGTTTCAGCCCCATAGCTGTAGAGCCACAAAGGATTTTGTGGGGCATAGGTCAAAGGATATTTGGCCCCTCGCATCCTTTGTAGCCCGGAAATCTTTTGTATATTTTAAACGCGCTCCTTATTATTCTTAAATAATTTGCTTCCCCTGAGGTATCTTTAAACATTCGGATGTAAGATCGTCTACCAACGAGGTATCTTGACTTCCTAAGAACTACCCATTCGCAGTGGGCTGCGACTACATGAAATGGCCCAGTCAAACATTTCAAACGGAGTAATGCTTCTCATCATTCTTTGCCCTGGCCGAAGCCTATTCAATTGACGCCTCATGCAATCGTTTGTCTACTTCCAAATAAATAAAAGCTACATCTGCTAATATGTGCAACAGCGATAAAATCTTTGCTTAAGCGAGAGGTTCAAAGCGCTATGGATATGGCAGCCGATGCCGCGGATTCATTGGAGACACCTATAAATCCATACGTCCAAGAATTATTTGGCATGCTCTTCGATACATCTCCAATTGAATCGGTCAGGAGTAAGCACACTATTAATGTTTTCTACACTGACAACAGACTAATAGCTGATTTTATTTCTTTGACTAGACTCTCTAGAGGGCGCCAACTCCGTGGGAAGGTTTTATACTTCAACTCCTAGCAATAATCTTCGGAATCCTGTCAGTTAGAGATATAACGCTCTCGATTTTCACTCACTAATGATAGAGTATCTAGACGATCTACTGTGACTTGGAACGATTCGTCGTGAGCAGGAGAGATGGCAAGAAAATTATTACGGACACGCAAAACCACTACTCAATGGACTGGTTCTCGGAATTTGGGGATTGCAAGACAGGAGGAACCGAGGCATTTACCTATCTCCATGGGAGCAATGCCAGACAACAAGACTTTATACAACTGTGTCCCTGGTATCTAAACAAGATGGGCCACTCTCATTACAGGGGCGTCTCAGATCTAGGGTTTTTGGGAAGGGTAGGCTCATCCATGACCTCGAGACTTGACAGGATCGCGGATACCCCAATAGATGCATTAGCACTAATGGACTTCACCATTCTGCATGAGGTAAGCGACTCCATTTGTTCACCAAACTCCCTCTCTGTAACAGACCGGTAGCTGAACATGAATCTACCTCACACAGTTTACGCATACCTGGGCGGCTAGAGACATGAATGGCAATCCTCTACGCGATCCAGGCTATAGATGGAGAAAATGCGTTAGACTCAGCAGTCGCAAGGCCATTAATAATGCCGGTATGCTATGTTTCTTGAATAATATTAATAAGACAATGCGGACTAACAATTGATAATTTTCTAGATTCGATGGCATTCTTCGGACTCGGTAAGTGTATCCCTTTCAATATGCCTGTCTGACCTGTGATTCTAACGAGATGTTCCAGGTGTCTATTTAatcaagagagaaaataagAAGGTGCTCCTAAGCGGAGATATTGAATCTATTCCTGGTACTAGAAGCAAACGGGAGTTGATGCCAAATGTGTGGTCCGCTTGAGGCCGTGGTATTTAGAGATGCCTCAGTCTCTTATTGTCGGAATATGCCTTTGCTACCAATTCTTGCTCTCTTGCGTGGTTTAGTAAAAATCAATTATATTTGCCTATGTTGTCGTCCTATCTGCTACCATCAATCCACCAAATACTACAGTGAGGACCGCAGTCCAGTACAAGGTGCGTACCCTGGCTCGGAAGCCTGGAAATGTATCAGAGACATGAACCAAGATTACGCTCAGTAGTTTAGAACGAGGAGTCACTGGATCTTAAGAAGACCGGTGAGAGAAAACAGAAGTCATGTAAATTGGCAAGTACAGCGTTGGCTGAAAGCCCAAACGATCATAGAAATCCATAAGATTTACAGTCAGCCTGCCTTCAGGTCAGACTTTCCGCATATACATAGGCAAGACGCAGCTCAAGGGACTGCACCGGGATCAATATCGGATTTCAAAAATACGCAGCGTGAGTGAGGTGCAGCGCTAATAGCAACTGGTCTCACGTCGTGAGATAGGGGCCAAATATCGTCGTTTTAGGTTTGGATCCTAGCCGCCCCTTTTAGTTATGCGCCGATCGGTGCTTAATAAAAGGTAATTTAGGAAAGTGCCTGTTGGATGTGATTGTGCAGTGACGATCGCTTCCATTTTGGACTTAGATCCCTAGGCATTGGCCCTTGTATCCTTGGCCCTTCTCCATTGTATGTGTTGGAAGGGGCCGTAAAAGTCGTATCATATATACATACCGGGCATGGGCCTCGAtgcttccttcttgccacAGTGATTAAGTACTGAATCCCTCCATCCTAGCTAAGTGAATTCATTCAATCTACCACCATGACGAGACGGGTTAGACGGCACTTCCATCCCTTCCTCTCTATTCTGCGGCGTCTCCACCTATCCTCAAAGAAGGGGACCAGAACAAAACCATTGCCTTCTCTACGCAAGCGAGCACTCACTCTTGAAACTACAGCTAGTGCCCAACCCCAGTTACAGAGCTTGCTTCTCGCCAAACTTCCCCCTGAGATCAGACAGCAGATCTATGAGCACGTCGTGGGCGGAAGAACAATCCATTTCCTAAGTACGGATGCCGGGAGACTACGAGGCGTATGGTGCAGCGCTAAAGGCGAGCGAGACCATGGTCTCATTGAGCGTGGAGGGGTTATGTGCTTGCAAGGGCGGGGACCCTGGAATTGCAGTCCAATGCCGTTGCTCGTGACATGTCGACAAGTGTAGGTTGATTGCTTTCACGGGTAGATAGAACCGCTCACATATCTCATAGGTATTCCGAAGCTATTGATGTCTTATATTCAGAAAATATCGTCCATATCGGAGCGAATTTGGACATCCTTGAGTGGCTCCCAGACTACCTCTTGCCCCGGCGCTTCCATGCCATCCGATCGCTAGAGATAGGACCAAGCAGTGACACGCTGAAGGCTCAGACGAAAAGCTTGGAGTACACGCAATGGAAAAGGGCCTGGCGCTTGATTGCCTCTATGCAAGGTTTGCGGCATATTCTAGTGTGGCTTTCTGGTCATCAATTCAGAGACACGGTCCTGACACTCGCTGAGGAACGCCGTCTGCTAGAGCCTCTCCTTGCTGTAGAAGGAGCTCGTGATTTCCAGGTGAACCTAGTTTCGTTGGAAACATTAGGTGCGGAGATGTTCCAAAATGCTCCGTTTCAAGTGAACCGCCTCGTGTTAGATGATCAAGAGTAGCGGAAGTCGGGTAGATCTATGAGCAGATCTATGTGGAATTAGTTAGATCTTGACTTAGAGTGCTTCTCATATACCTTGACCACCTAATAGAATAGGGGATTGAGCCGTATCTGACGTACATTGTTGAATGTTAGGAGCAGGGAGATTGGCCGCATCATCAGATTCAACCCCCTTGAAGCCTCTTATTCTAGATTGTATTTGTATGTTTGTTAAACGGTGTTTATTACTTCAAAAAGGTTCGTATTGGATGAGGGAAACTTTCAGTCCACGGGGGGAGCTTTGCAAATACCACAATATATTGTGCCAGTTTtcgaagaggaaagaccAAGATTTTTAATGCAACTGCAGTGCCCTATGCCACTCACTTGGCTACACTAGAAAGCGACAGCTGGTAACAGCgtgtggaagaaggaaattGCTGTGGATTTTATGTGTGGAAACAATTAGCTATTTTGAAAATGGACATTACTTACCTCGGGCGATCAGTTTATCAACCATAGTGAAATAGTTGGTTGATCTATTAGAGAACAAGTCGGGCGAGCGGAAGAGGGACCATTTTGTTGGGGTGAATCCGGAGTGGAACAATGCCTCGGTTCGGTGAACAGACGGACTGTTCTTATGAATTATACATGGCTAACTTCCACTGTTCCTCCGACactcttctcttctctgccccTACCACTACCCAACTCATGACCAGTATGAAGGAAGCTGTGGTTGACAAGACCGTCACGGTCACCATCCGCGACACCCCCATCCCCACTCCCGGGCCGGCCCAGGTGTTGATCCACGTCGTGGTATCCGGCACTAACCCAAAGGACTGGAAGGTCCCCAAGTGGACGGATAGCACAATGAATCAAGGTGACGACATCGCCGGATATGTGTCCGCCGTCGGGGATGGAGTCCAGAATTTCAGAAAGGGCGATAGGGTGGCCGCCTTTCATCAAATGATGTCCCCCAACGGTAGTTACGCCGAGTATGCAATCGCATGGGAGCACACCACCTTTCATCTCCCTGAAAGAACCAGTTTCGAAGGTATGTTATGTTATCTTGTACCATAGATGACCCTGACCTAGTCATACTAGAGGCTGCTACGATTCCCCTAGCGGCTATGACCGCCGCCCTAGGGTTGTATCAGCGGCTGCGTCTGCCTTTGCCGTGGAATCCGACGAACCAGCCTCAGCCGCTAGTGGTGTACGGCGGCGCAACCGCGGTCGGGGCATTTGCGATTAAATTTGCAAAGCTCTCCAACATCCACCCTATCATTGCGGTGGCGGGCAAGGGAATCCCGTTTGTAGAGAATTTGCtcagcaaagaaaaaggcgaCAAAGTCATCGACTACcgcgagggcgacgaggctGTCCGTGCTAAGATCAAGGCTGCAGCCGCAGAACAACCTATTCATGTTGCACTCGATGCTGTCTCCGAAAAGGGAAGTTTTCACAACATCAGCGCGGCCCTGACAGCACCTGCGAAGATTACTACGGTGCTTCCTACTAACGATACTGACACTTTCCCGGCCGGCATTGAGATTGACCGCACGATGGTTGGATCAGTCCACAACCCTCCAGGTGAGGGAAAGACTATCGAGGACAAGGAGTTTGGGGCTGCATTCTTCCCGTTTATTGGTCGGTGTCTCGCACAGGGATGGTTCTCAGGTCATCCGTTTGAGGTGCGGCAGGGCGGCCTGAATGGTCTCGAAGGGGCTTTGAAGGATCTGGAGGGTGGCAAAGCATCTGCGGTAAAGTATGTAGTGCGCATTGCGGATACAGAGGGTGTGCAGCAGTAAGTCACTGTCTGTTTTCTTATGATACAATGAATATTTCAGCTTTGTCGCAATGCCAACCACGATCGTTCAGTACAAGTGCCAGATCAAGGAAACTTAGGGCCCATCTATAACACAATGTCCATTGAGTAGTCGATTCTGTGCTTTTCTTTATAGGTCATATGTAACTGCTGCTTctcaaggccaagaacaACCATGATCACTCCAGATCGGGCAGGCTGTATAGATCGGATTGCGATCAGGGTTGGATGACATCACTGCGAAAGTGATAGCTAACGTGCCTTGATCAAAGAGTCGTGACAGTCTTCCGTAGAGACACACCCCACATCCCGATGCCATGGCCAAACGCACCTTGGATTCCTTCTTCCAGCGGGCAATAAGCCCGCCACAAAAACGGAGCAAACCGAGCGAGATCAACAACCCGCAGGATAACCAAGACCCTCCGAGCCAACATCCAACGTATCCATCGCCAATTGCACAGCTACCATCGCACATTGAAGTCGGACTCGTGCACACAACACCTGCCGCCGCCCCGCGCACCATTAACAACCAGCCACATTTAGACTTGCTGTACTTCCAGCCCTACATCGCCCGCACAACCGCCAACGAGCTCTTCAAGTTCTTGCGGCGCGAAGTCCCCTTCTACCGAGTGCAATACAACATTCGACGCGGCGACACAGAAACACAAATCACGACACCGCGCTTCACGACCGTCTTTGGCGTGGACGAAACATCCAAATTTGTGCCTCGATCCAGTgccaacaccaacaccaataccaacaccaacaggCCCCAATCCAACACCTCAACGCCCGGCAATGAGGATCATCCCGCGAGCTTAATCCTAGTTGACTCAAGCACTAACGAGCCAATCCCGACATCCAAGAAATACCACTCCACTCCGCGGCCGATCCCCACATGTTTGGATCTGCTGCGGAAGCAAGTCGAAGATATTTCCCAAACGACGTATAATATCTGCCTGGTCAACTACTAcgccagcggcgaggacAGCATCGCCTTCcactcggacgacgagcggTTCCTTGGATCCAACCCGACCATTGCGTCGCTGTCCCTCGGCGCCGAGCGGGATTTTCTCATGAAACACAAGCCGGTGGTGACACCGGAGGCTGGGAGGGACACCCCGGGCGCGGGTCCTCCCCCACCTTCGAAATCAAATTCCACACCCAATCTTAACTCTGGCGGGTCCGATGCCCGGCCTCTGAAACTGGGGCTTGCGTCCGGCGACATGGTCATCATGCGCGGAGCGACGCAGTCGAACTGGCTGCATAGTATCCCCAAGCGGAAGGGGAAGGCAGCGGAGAGAAGTATACAGGGAAGAATCAATATCACGTTTCGCaaggcggtggtgccggCGGGCACGAATAACTACTATCACTATAATGTCGGCGATGGAGGAGTGTTTCGATGGGATGAGACACAGCGCCGGATGGTTCGGTCCGATTGATAGACAGCATACAAGTGTATGTACAAAAGTTCCATTGCCATTGCAGGTTCCCTGGTAgcaacaaaacaaaaactCCAGCCCAGTATTTGAACACAAGCAAACCGCACGTAATAAACCGAGGAAGCAAAGAAAACATCATGTGCAGTCGCAATTAGCGCCTATTATCGTCGCTCTTGGTATCTATTACACCGGCCGATTGATCTAGCATGGGGCTAGAGCCGGCCGATGAGAGGAAAATGGTacagaagaaagacgggaTAGAAAAACTAGAAAATCAGTTCTTCGCCGTAGACATCCGAGTAGCACTGGAACACGTTTGGACAGCTACCGAGCACGTTAGCAACTGGCGATTCAGGCAGACAGACACGCAAAACTTACTAGACCGGCGTCTGGCCGAAAATGATATGCCAACTGTACTCCATAATGGTGGCGACGACATCATCGTGCAATTCCGTGTTCAACACCCAATTGTACATCCGCTGGTAGTCACTCAAGGAGCGCTTCAGCACCTGGTCGCGCGACACGGCAAACTGCGAGCAGCAGGCGGCGCCGATCTTTTCGGGGACATCGGTGTTGTTGAACAGCGCCTCCCACGCCTGCGCATAGTATTTCTCGGCTCCGTTGCTTGTCCGGGCTTGTTTGCGGAAGGGTTGAATCTCAACCGGACAGCCGGGTGTTTGTTGGCAGCGCAGGTTGGCGTACCCGTTCGCTTGAATGAATGATGTCTGCAGGGCCCGCACCGAGTCCACGTTGTTGTAGTCCATGGTATCCGTGTGCCAGGCGGCGGGCCAGCCGTCGCGGTGCGGGTGTAGGAACACCATCGTTTCGGGGAGGTCTTCGTAGTGGTCGACAATATACTGGAGATAGGGGAGGCTCTCGCGGCCTTTATTCTTGGGGGTGTGGAGAGTTGCGAAGGCGTCATCAACGGTATAAATTATATTGCGCCATCTGCGCGAGGCTTGCGTCAGTCGAAAGCAGAAcatcaaaaaaaaaaaaaaaaaaaaaaaaattgggGACGAAAAAGGGGAGGAAATGTAATCAGAGCAAAGGCAATGACACATACTCGGCCAGTTCTGCTGACACCCAGGTCGTGTCATCCGTCCTGAGCTTCCCCATGATGATGGATCCGATGTTGGGCACATCAATGAGCTGGGTCTGGTAGGTTAATTGAGCCTTGGTGTTGGTGCCTATATTCCATTTCCGGTGTTTATGGGCCGCAGAGTCGCTCTTCGACGAGGACCAGGCGTTGTCCCCATGTCGACTGTGATAGATCAGGATGAGGGCGACGATGAtcagcgccgccgccgacccGATTCTTATTGATGACCGCATGGCATGCCTCGCCgatgggaggagggggaggatgTGTCGTGGGAAACGGTGGAGTCTAGTGAATGACTCGCCGGAAGTCGGATGGGCACTCAAGACCGCACGTGGAAGTGGTCGGAGAAAGAGCGATCAGATTGGGGGGAGAAGTAGGGATGAATGACGACACGACGTCTGGGAGAgtgaacaacaacaacgacgacgacagaggaagaaggaaaggacaggtgaggaagagaagcaaCGAACCCAGTAAGCACGAAATCACGAATTGGCAGGAACACGTCTCGGATTGGGTGGAGATCGTCGGCTGGTGTATCAGGCTCGTTCGGTGGATCCCGGCGAAGAAGTACCCTCCCTCCAGTTTAGTAAGGGCCGGTACTTCGCCTCGTATCTTTGCCCATGAATGGACCGGACTGGCCCCCTAATTCTCCTCCATTGCAGTCGCTAACGGGGGCTAGCTGAATCCAAATGATTACGAtcccgccaccaccccagaACCATCATCTCAAACAGTGACCCCGGTGATCGGCACGACTCGGTAGGGTGGCACTTCCCTTGCGCACCATCGTGGCCAGACGCAGGGGCAAAATGCTACATTTCTATCCGAGATGACGACGCCCATCCAATCACCATGAGCCGTCACGAGCGACCCTGCGAGGGAACTCCCGCTAGATAGTCGATCTAATGCTGCCCCTACGGTACAATCAATCCTAATACTCCCGCACCAAATCGGGTATCACCCAAAGAGAACTGGTGGCAGCGCAGCGCATCGTGAAAGCGGGGAGGGTGGGCACTGCTCCCGGGGGCGACAGTCGCCCCGTAGTAGCCTTTGGAGCTGCGCAGCCACGACATCTGCGCATAAACGCGTATAAAACCGGTGCCGGGCTGCCTGTGCACTCGGACGGCTTCTCGAAGCCGCCCTTGCAGAACCCGGCACATTGACTGTCCACATGGGAGAGCCCGGTGTGGGTTCATCGAGGCAGTCGCAGGATTCGCCAAGTGGGCCGGAAGGTCCGCAAACGACTGCAAAGCCGGCAATAATACCCTGCTTGTGGCTTTGCCAAGGTGCGATCTTCGTTGGGCAGCACGCGGGCTGTTTCGTATCTACTGACGGTGACCGATCTGATGGTCTGCGGTCATCGAGAACTCACTTTCTCCCGGTAATGCGTGCACGATTGATCATTTCAATCATCAGATCATCATGtgaggtcgaggtggaagagTAAAAGGcagaaggaaaagacaggagaaggaaaagaagggagaaGTGGCTGCTCTTGTTTGCTTGATTGATTTCATTGTTCCCTTCCTTGGTCATTGTATTTGCTGCCTCGGAAGTTGCCTACATCTATCGGGCACACGGGAGATATCAAGAGATATCGCATATAATCAGTAACGGACGACATTCAACCAAATGCAGCCTCCAAATAAATCATCCAACAGATCCTCCCAAGAACAAGACCACATAATaaaagaaaacagagaaCAGAAAACGCCAGACCAGCTGTAAATGCAATGGATATCACGCGTTTAACAACACCTCCCTCGCTTGCGCGCCGTCTGGAACATCTcaacctcttctccatcaccCACCGTGGGCGTCGCCAGTCCTAGCCAGCTGCGCCGCTTGTCCGGGTGACCGAGCCGGAAGCTGCCTGCGCCATCTATGCTGCCAGGGGTAAATGGGCCAGCAGGGCCGCTCTCCCCGATAGGCGTGCCAGTGGTCGAAAACCCCAGGTCCGCGTCGCGGCGATTGCGCTGCTCGACCAGTTTGCGGGTGATCACTCGGAACACCTCGTCGATGCCTTCGCCGTCCTTGGCGCTGATCTCATGGCAGCAGTCCCAGCCGATCTCCTGGCCCCAGAAGGCACTACTGCGTTTACTATCGGGACTCTGCAGTGCCCCCGAGGACACATTCGCGGCACTGATACCAGATCCGCTGCCGCCAGACCCTAGCACGCCCGATCCAAAggccatccccatccccgCAgtgggcggcggcgtcgatgCGCGCGATGGATAGAGTTGCTCAGCAACATACGCGATCGTGCGCTCAAAGGGCACACGGCGACTGGCAGGATCAACGGCCACGATATCAGACTTGGTgccgacgacatggatgacCAGTGGGTCAGCGTCATGATCTGCATCGCCGCCCCCGCCCAGGTTGCGGCGCAGTTCGCGCAACCAGCCCGCCATCTCCTGGAAGCTCTGTTCGTTAGTGATGTCGTAGCAGAGCAGACAGGCATGCGCGCCACGATAATATAATCGCGAGATGCTGCGAAAGCGCTCCTGGCCGGCTGTATCCCAGATTTGCAGCCGGACGATTGTGTCGGAGGTGCTGTCGAGTACGCGCTTGGTCACGAACGACGCGCCGACCGTGGAGGTGGTTGCGGCTGGGTTGAACGCGTTTTGCACATAGCGCTGGACGAGCGACGTCTTGCCGACGCCTACGGGGGTGAAATGAGCGGTGAGTTTGGCAGTCAAGGGGGGGTCGGAGGAGGGGAGCAGCATACCTTGCGCGCCCAGCACGACGATCTTGGCCTCAAGGGAGGAGCTCATGACGCGGGGTCAAGGAGGCCGACCGTGGGCTGGATGGGCATGATCTATCAGGATCCGAAAAGGTTGAGtgtcaagaagaa is part of the Penicillium psychrofluorescens genome assembly, chromosome: 4 genome and encodes:
- a CDS encoding uncharacterized protein (ID:PFLUO_005886-T1.cds;~source:funannotate); translation: MAKRTLDSFFQRAISPPQKRSKPSEINNPQDNQDPPSQHPTYPSPIAQLPSHIEVGLVHTTPAAAPRTINNQPHLDLLYFQPYIARTTANELFKFLRREVPFYRVQYNIRRGDTETQITTPRFTTVFGVDETSKFVPRSSANTNTNTNTNRPQSNTSTPGNEDHPASLILVDSSTNEPIPTSKKYHSTPRPIPTCLDLLRKQVEDISQTTYNICLVNYYASGEDSIAFHSDDERFLGSNPTIASLSLGAERDFLMKHKPVVTPEAGRDTPGAGPPPPSKSNSTPNLNSGGSDARPLKLGLASGDMVIMRGATQSNWLHSIPKRKGKAAERSIQGRINITFRKAVVPAGTNNYYHYNVGDGGVFRWDETQRRMVRSD
- a CDS encoding uncharacterized protein (ID:PFLUO_005888-T1.cds;~source:funannotate), coding for MSSSLEAKIVVLGAQGMLLPSSDPPLTAKLTAHFTPVGVGKTSLVQRYVQNAFNPAATTSTVGASFVTKRVLDSTSDTIVRLQIWDTAGQERFRSISRLYYRGAHACLLCYDITNEQSFQEMAGWLRELRRNLGGGGDADHDADPLVIHVVGTKSDIVAVDPASRRVPFERTIAYVAEQLYPSRASTPPPTAGMGMAFGSGVLGSGGSGSGISAANVSSGALQSPDSKRSSAFWGQEIGWDCCHEISAKDGEGIDEVFRVITRKLVEQRNRRDADLGFSTTGTPIGESGPAGPFTPGSIDGAGSFRLGHPDKRRSWLGLATPTVGDGEEVEMFQTARKRGRCC
- a CDS encoding uncharacterized protein (ID:PFLUO_005887-T1.cds;~source:funannotate), with amino-acid sequence MRSSIRIGSAAALIIVALILIYHSRHGDNAWSSSKSDSAAHKHRKWNIGTNTKAQLTYQTQLIDVPNIGSIIMGKLRTDDTTWVSAELAEWRNIIYTVDDAFATLHTPKNKGRESLPYLQYIVDHYEDLPETMVFLHPHRDGWPAAWHTDTMDYNNVDSVRALQTSFIQANGYANLRCQQTPGCPVEIQPFRKQARTSNGAEKYYAQAWEALFNNTDVPEKIGAACCSQFAVSRDQVLKRSLSDYQRMYNWVLNTELHDDVVATIMEYSWHIIFGQTPV
- a CDS encoding uncharacterized protein (ID:PFLUO_005884-T1.cds;~source:funannotate) → MHHFAFVLYDVFARTLGACNASHRAGRVGVSNLKWIEQQQGNQPVPNLVKWEENCKGTNDKCTAGQYNGCSCIDGDKVPLVYTRALGERGEDTGYLTEYPGTLAELDQQQKVLAEMERLANGDEDEDEDCDEDDE
- a CDS encoding uncharacterized protein (ID:PFLUO_005885-T1.cds;~source:funannotate) — its product is MTSMKEAVVDKTVTVTIRDTPIPTPGPAQVLIHVVVSGTNPKDWKVPKWTDSTMNQGDDIAGYVSAVGDGVQNFRKGDRVAAFHQMMSPNGSYAEYAIAWEHTTFHLPERTSFEEAATIPLAAMTAALGLYQRLRLPLPWNPTNQPQPLVVYGGATAVGAFAIKFAKLSNIHPIIAVAGKGIPFVENLLSKEKGDKVIDYREGDEAVRAKIKAAAAEQPIHVALDAVSEKGSFHNISAALTAPAKITTVLPTNDTDTFPAGIEIDRTMVGSVHNPPGEGKTIEDKEFGAAFFPFIGRCLAQGWFSGHPFEVRQGGLNGLEGALKDLEGGKASAVKYVVRIADTEGVQQ
- a CDS encoding uncharacterized protein (ID:PFLUO_005883-T1.cds;~source:funannotate) — protein: MAPSLELAFTLHVDLSPALDFGHTVTGHQRFIPIIGGHVDGPKLQATILPGGGDWNTLREDGMGHVLAKYAIQTADGVLVNVTNEGFLRKFQKDPSAESGKKEETEWYARTNPRFEVQDGVHDWLNRTVFIGDLHRPQTLSHVTIDIYEVL